One stretch of Bacteroidota bacterium DNA includes these proteins:
- a CDS encoding YiiX/YebB-like N1pC/P60 family cysteine hydrolase — LLFMNGLKRQSILYIFFFYLIFSTACNKNNFELESGDLLFQVNESNAFTDAITTTTGDHQKLSFSHVAIVSAEGKQIFVIEAVPHGGVRHISLQNFLNSSAHNSSGKPLVAVYRMKKNQHVSNVVENAGKYIGMPYDSTFMPGNNALYCSELVYESYLDTRGLHIFTANPMSFKDSTGRTSTLWVNYFKKLGKAIPEGLPGTNPNDLSKEKIIKEVYRYF, encoded by the coding sequence CTTACTATTTATGAACGGTTTAAAACGTCAATCAATTTTATATATTTTTTTCTTTTACCTTATCTTTTCAACGGCTTGTAACAAAAACAATTTCGAATTGGAATCCGGTGATTTGCTTTTTCAGGTCAACGAGAGCAACGCTTTTACCGATGCCATTACCACTACAACAGGCGACCACCAGAAATTATCCTTTTCACATGTAGCCATTGTTTCGGCAGAAGGTAAGCAGATATTTGTTATTGAAGCCGTTCCCCATGGCGGGGTAAGGCACATTTCATTACAGAATTTCCTTAATTCCTCAGCACATAATTCATCAGGGAAACCTCTTGTGGCCGTTTACAGGATGAAAAAGAATCAGCATGTTTCAAATGTGGTTGAAAATGCCGGGAAATATATTGGAATGCCTTATGACTCAACTTTCATGCCTGGAAATAATGCCCTGTATTGCAGCGAACTGGTATATGAAAGCTACCTTGACACCCGCGGACTGCATATTTTTACTGCCAATCCTATGTCCTTTAAGGATTCTACAGGTCGGACCTCAACTTTATGGGTAAATTATTTTAAAAAATTGGGCAAAGCCATTCCCGAAGGTCTGCCGGGAACAAATCCCAACGATTTGTCCAAAGAGAAAATCATTAAAGAAGTATACAGGTATTTTTAA